A window of Nonomuraea angiospora genomic DNA:
GCGCAGCATGAACTCCCGGTACAGGCGCGGCCCCGTCCCCACGACGACGAGCCGCTTCATGACGGCCGCTCCGCCCCGACGCCGACGAACGCCATCAGCGCCGGGGTCTCGGCGCGGTTGTGCCAGGCGTGCCTGGTCCCCTGCTGGACGACGCAGGCGCCGGGGGTGAGCCGGACCTCGTCGCCGGAGTCGAGTTCGAGCCACAGCTCGCCTTCGAGGCAGATTCCGTAGTCGAGGGTGTCGGTGGTGTGCATCCCCGACGGGTCGCCGGGCTGGAAGACGTCCATCAGGCCGGGGAGCCGCTCCTCGACCTCCGCGTCGATCTCGGCCTGGTCCTCGGGCGACGACGCGGCCGGCAGCCCGGCGATCGCGGAGGCGGGCGGGAAGCGCACGAGCAGCAGCCGCGTCCCGCCGGCTCCGGCGAAGAAGGGCAGCGT
This region includes:
- a CDS encoding cupin domain-containing protein, with the protein product MAIDPRLIVTGFGPDGAAVIVHDASVAPITARALPGQEMYLLWGSPDGGATVGPKADGPVTLPFFAGAGGTRLLLVRFPPASAIAGLPAASSPEDQAEIDAEVEERLPGLMDVFQPGDPSGMHTTDTLDYGICLEGELWLELDSGDEVRLTPGACVVQQGTRHAWHNRAETPALMAFVGVGAERPS